Proteins from a genomic interval of Methanolacinia paynteri:
- a CDS encoding DUF998 domain-containing protein translates to MGSIPGAFKDDHEMGFRLIGFGYFLAGIIIILAIIIAEAVYPGYHVTQYISDLGAPSLSPHPCIFNISIIIYGFIVFLVSLFFLLQNRSSGSGNRCSSTNSKTISFIFIMISGICAIGVGAINEDLGVAHTLCAAFTFIFGILAAFFSGFWVKIPYNVISAIIAVFSFIALLFLVAEIDLGIGLGGIERMVAYPLILWEMGLGGYLMNEGKAMVLKEQPEQSDKNFIL, encoded by the coding sequence ATGGGATCAATTCCTGGCGCTTTTAAGGACGACCACGAAATGGGGTTTAGGTTGATTGGGTTTGGGTATTTTCTGGCAGGAATCATTATTATACTGGCTATTATAATAGCTGAAGCCGTTTATCCTGGATATCATGTAACGCAGTATATAAGCGATCTTGGAGCCCCATCCCTGAGTCCCCACCCGTGTATATTCAACATTTCTATCATTATTTACGGCTTTATTGTTTTTTTAGTGAGCCTTTTTTTCCTTCTCCAGAATAGGAGTTCAGGGAGCGGCAACAGGTGCTCATCAACAAATTCAAAAACAATATCTTTCATATTTATCATGATTTCAGGAATTTGTGCCATTGGCGTAGGTGCGATCAATGAAGATTTGGGAGTTGCCCATACACTTTGTGCAGCCTTCACTTTCATATTCGGGATTTTAGCCGCCTTTTTTTCAGGATTTTGGGTTAAAATCCCTTATAATGTAATATCAGCTATTATCGCGGTTTTTTCTTTTATTGCATTACTTTTCCTTGTAGCTGAAATAGACTTGGGAATCGGACTGGGTGGTATTGAAAGAATGGTTGCTTATCCCCTGATCCTCTGGGAAATGGGCCTGGGAGGCTACCTCATGAATGAAGGAAAGGCGATGGTCCTTAAAGAACAGCCGGAACAATCAGATAAAAATTTTATTTTATAA
- a CDS encoding phosphoadenosine phosphosulfate reductase domain-containing protein — MNRDPPFKKILYWCPKCNVPLVGKTCPCGGESKGVQLLKPYEVRPALSRDMALIEDLVHEKFGPVPLSKVILLNKSGGADRTDLVVMNGERFGWLIFDPVERVYRFDIAVEALPFIIDHVTKGIVDIEADTGYSKDQGRIGGKRLPLTRPVPDGSVIVKYRNKYGTGIVKDKMIKVKELVPVEPASVPDPDWDEVIRVNKNHLKNLERNAVRTIKQHMKDRPTANVSFSGGKDSTVVLNLARKAGIEDAFFIDTGLEFPETIEFVRSTGVEVIDKGNDFWRFVEKSGPPTKDDRWCCKLLKIDPLGKYLVDIGPCVTVQGNRWYESWNRAGIEEVSENPVNPLQLNVSPIRSWRAFEVYLYIWWQNIPVNPMYEKGLERIGCYLCPAMLESEYEEVRSLHPELAERWDKFLDKRAGKKSLPPEYRTWGLWRWKELPPKMKEICKERGIEIESARPLRKAPVRPKKTPAGKKTATGSYVTLVKVKKSRKRD; from the coding sequence GTGAACCGCGATCCTCCGTTCAAAAAAATACTATACTGGTGTCCGAAGTGCAATGTTCCGCTCGTGGGAAAGACCTGTCCTTGTGGCGGCGAGTCGAAGGGCGTTCAGCTCTTAAAACCCTATGAGGTCAGGCCGGCACTTTCAAGGGATATGGCGCTTATCGAAGATCTTGTTCATGAGAAATTCGGGCCGGTACCTCTTTCGAAGGTTATTCTTCTCAATAAATCGGGGGGTGCGGATCGTACCGATCTTGTCGTCATGAACGGTGAGAGGTTCGGCTGGCTGATCTTCGATCCGGTGGAGAGGGTGTACAGGTTCGATATCGCTGTCGAGGCTCTCCCGTTCATTATAGATCATGTAACTAAGGGCATAGTCGACATCGAGGCGGACACCGGTTATTCGAAGGACCAGGGAAGGATCGGCGGAAAGAGACTCCCGCTTACAAGGCCCGTCCCCGATGGGTCGGTGATTGTAAAATACAGGAATAAATACGGAACCGGGATTGTAAAGGACAAAATGATCAAGGTGAAGGAGCTCGTTCCAGTCGAGCCTGCAAGTGTTCCCGATCCTGACTGGGATGAAGTAATCCGGGTAAACAAGAACCACCTGAAGAATCTCGAACGCAATGCAGTCAGGACTATAAAGCAGCACATGAAGGACCGCCCGACTGCGAACGTCTCTTTTTCGGGCGGGAAAGACAGTACTGTCGTCCTCAACCTTGCACGGAAGGCCGGGATAGAGGACGCATTTTTCATCGATACCGGACTTGAGTTCCCGGAGACGATCGAGTTCGTTCGTTCCACCGGTGTAGAGGTCATTGATAAAGGAAACGACTTCTGGAGATTTGTCGAGAAGTCCGGACCTCCGACTAAGGACGACCGCTGGTGCTGCAAACTTTTAAAGATCGATCCTCTCGGGAAATACCTGGTGGATATCGGCCCATGCGTGACCGTGCAGGGCAACCGCTGGTATGAGTCGTGGAACCGTGCGGGAATAGAAGAGGTCAGCGAAAACCCGGTTAATCCGCTCCAGCTGAACGTTTCCCCGATCCGGAGCTGGCGGGCGTTCGAGGTCTACCTGTACATCTGGTGGCAGAATATTCCTGTTAACCCGATGTACGAGAAAGGGCTGGAGAGGATCGGGTGCTATCTCTGCCCGGCGATGCTGGAGAGCGAGTACGAGGAAGTGCGGAGCCTGCATCCCGAACTTGCAGAACGCTGGGACAAATTCCTCGACAAACGTGCCGGGAAGAAGAGTCTTCCCCCAGAGTACCGGACCTGGGGTCTCTGGCGGTGGAAGGAGCTTCCCCCGAAGATGAAGGAGATCTGTAAAGAGAGGGGTATCGAGATCGAAAGTGCCCGGCCTTTGAGAAAGGCTCCTGTAAGACCTAAAAAGACTCCCGCCGGAAAGAAAACTGCGACCGGTTCTTACGTAACGCTGGTTAAGGTGAAGAAGAGCAGGAAGAGGGACTGA
- a CDS encoding eS24 family ribosomal protein, which translates to MGTIDIEFKKYEENPDLNRKEIEFVLSFEGSIPSRKEILDEISACYGAEPGLVFLEKLRPVRKQMKANGRARIYDDAASLKKFEGGRK; encoded by the coding sequence ATGGGAACGATAGATATAGAATTCAAAAAATACGAGGAGAATCCTGATCTGAACAGGAAGGAGATCGAGTTCGTCCTCTCTTTTGAAGGCTCGATTCCTTCAAGAAAAGAGATCCTCGACGAGATCTCCGCCTGCTATGGTGCGGAACCGGGTCTCGTTTTTCTCGAAAAGCTCAGGCCGGTCAGGAAACAGATGAAGGCAAACGGAAGGGCGAGGATATATGACGATGCCGCGAGTTTGAAGAAATTCGAGGGTGGCCGGAAATAA